GGACAACGGGTGTTGTAATTTGGCCCGCTCCGCAAATGATTTACCGGCAACTAAACAATCATGGATCGGGGAACTCGCGCGAAAATCGATTTGTTTATCGGAGGCCGGTAAATGAACGATGCCAAAATCAATCTTCCCTTCCTTGAGTAGGGACAACGTTTCCGGGGTTGTGCGGTTAGTAATGCGGATGCGAATATCCGGATAGGCGGCGTGGAAATACTCCAAATGCGGCAGCAGGTAATACTTGCACAGCGTATCGCTTGCTCCGATATTGATTTCGCCGCTATGCAAATTATGCATGTCCGCAATCGCCTTCTCGCCGATCTCGATAAAGCTGAAGGCCTGCTCGATATAGCGAAACAGCACATCACCCTCCGACGTAAGTTTAACCCCCCTGGTTGTCCGGAAGAACAGCGGCCCTCCGATCGTTCCCTCCAAATGCTTAATGGTATGGCTGACGGCCGGCTGGGTGATATGCAGATGCTCCGCTGCCTTCGATAAACTGCCGAGCCGGGCAGTCCAATAAAAGACACGATACCACTCCATATTGATTTCCATCATGATAACCTCGATTTTATCAAATGATAACGGGAACCTGTATTGAAAGATATAGCTAAAAAATTCATCCGTTACCCGTATTCTTCTCTACAGAATCGTATAACATAAATTAATCTAATGTCTACTATTACTAATATCAATTTTATTTATAATGCTACAACTCATATAATGAGCCCTGTAAAAGAAAAAGACCGTAGGAGGCGAACACGTTTTGACAGTCACAGCCATTGTAGGAGCCAATTGGGGAGATGAAGGCAAAGGAAAAATGACGGATGTTCTTGCGGCGCAATCGTCGTATGTCGTTCGATTTCAGGGAGGGAGCAATGCAGGGCACACCATTATTAACGATTATGGGAAGTTTTCACTGCATATGCTGCCGTCGGGTGTATTCTATCCCAACGTAACGAATATCATCGGTCCGGGAACGGCTTTGGATATGGAGGTATTGATCAAAGAGCTGCAGGAGCTGGAAGCAAGGAACGTTCCCGCCCCCAAGCTGTTTATATCGGAGCGCGCCCAAGTCGTGCTTCCTATTCATCGGCTGCTGGATGAACTGGAAGAAGAGCGGCTAGGTGCCCGGGGA
Above is a window of Paenibacillus sp. FSL K6-1330 DNA encoding:
- a CDS encoding LysR family transcriptional regulator; translated protein: MEINMEWYRVFYWTARLGSLSKAAEHLHITQPAVSHTIKHLEGTIGGPLFFRTTRGVKLTSEGDVLFRYIEQAFSFIEIGEKAIADMHNLHSGEINIGASDTLCKYYLLPHLEYFHAAYPDIRIRITNRTTPETLSLLKEGKIDFGIVHLPASDKQIDFRASSPIHDCLVAGKSFAERAKLQHPLSLRDIGSYPLLMLERGGSTRMYVDQYAELQGVTLKPEFELGSIELLVQFARSGFGLAFVIRDYANEELQAGQLIEVPLHPPIPERSIGIATLRGVPLSAAAKSFLSLLP